One genomic window of Monodelphis domestica isolate mMonDom1 chromosome 1, mMonDom1.pri, whole genome shotgun sequence includes the following:
- the IMP3 gene encoding U3 small nucleolar ribonucleoprotein protein IMP3, which yields MVRKLKFHEQKLLKKVDFLNWETTDHNLHELRVLRRYRLERREDYTRYNRLSRTVRDLARRLRDLPENDPFRVQASAALLSKLYAMGLVPTQSSLQLCDSVTASSFCRRRLPVVLVKLRMAQHLRAAVTFVEQGHVRVGPHVVTDPACLVTRAMEDFITWVDSSKIKRHVLNYSNERDDFDLDA from the coding sequence ATGGTGCGCAAGCTTAAGTTCCACGAGCAGAAGCTCCTGAAGAAGGTCGACTTCCTGAACTGGGAGACCACAGATCACAACCTGCATGAGCTGCGCGTGCTGCGGCGCTACCGGCTGGAGCGCCGGGAGGACTACACACGCTACAACCGGCTGAGCCGCACCGTGCGGGACCTGGCGCGGCGCCTGCGCGACCTGCCCGAGAACGACCCCTTCCGTGTTCAAGCCTCGGCGGCGCTGCTCTCCAAGCTGTACGCTATGGGGCTCGTGCCCACGCAGTCGTCCCTGCAGCTGTGCGACTCGGTTACCGCGTCGTCTTTCTGCCGCCGCCGGCTGCCCGTCGTGCTAGTAAAGTTGCGCATGGCCCAGCACCTTCGCGCCGCTGTCACCTTCGTGGAGCAGGGCCACGTGCGCGTGGGCCCGCACGTGGTCACCGACCCCGCCTGCCTGGTCACGCGCGCCATGGAGGACTTCATCACCTGGGTGGACTCCTCCAAGATCAAGCGGCACGTGCTCAACTACAGCAATGAGCGCGACGACTTCGACCTGGATGCCTAG